A single Pseudoalteromonas marina DNA region contains:
- the pilB gene encoding type IV-A pilus assembly ATPase PilB, whose product MNINSPLLRKFLTLGRIDADTVKAKQQEFASTAELISKCGKIDSKELAEQCIDLFRVPYFDLKDFDPASIPADLVKEKLIRKHHILPLVQKGRKVYVAASDPTDYGAFENFEFSTGLSCEIVVVDYIQLDNKIEQLLDATGSLDLSDDEFKEFADLDTESQKESTPQDDDKDDAPIIVYINKILMDAIKKGASDLHFEPYEHKYRIRFRIDGILHEVASPPNTLATKLSARIKVMSRLDIAEKRKPQDGRIKLKITERKSIDFRVSTMPTLWGEKIVMRILDSSSAMLGIDVLGYEEEQKKLYMDALGQPQGMILVTGPTGSGKTVSLYTGLNILNQPERNISTAEDPVEINLEGINQVQINPKADMTFANALRAFLRQDPDVVMVGEIRDLETAEISIKAAQTGHLVLSTLHTNSAPETITRLLNMGVPAYNVASSISLIIAQRLARRLCPKCKTAEQLPSEELSRQGFSTAQIEDMTLYAPKGCDGCTDGYKGRVGIYEVMQITPEIAQIIMRGGNSLEIAEVSLKAGFNNLRLSGLRKAADGLTSLAEINRVTNM is encoded by the coding sequence ATGAATATTAACTCACCGTTATTAAGAAAGTTTCTTACGCTTGGGCGTATTGATGCCGATACGGTAAAAGCAAAGCAGCAAGAGTTTGCCTCAACCGCTGAACTGATTTCTAAATGCGGAAAAATAGACAGTAAAGAGTTAGCAGAGCAATGTATTGATTTGTTTCGTGTTCCCTATTTTGATTTAAAAGACTTTGACCCTGCGTCTATTCCTGCCGATCTAGTAAAAGAAAAACTGATCCGCAAACACCATATTTTACCGTTGGTACAAAAAGGCCGAAAAGTGTATGTGGCAGCCTCTGATCCAACCGATTACGGCGCCTTCGAAAACTTTGAATTTAGTACCGGCCTTTCATGCGAAATAGTCGTAGTCGATTACATTCAGCTCGATAATAAAATTGAGCAATTGCTAGATGCAACCGGCAGCCTAGATTTGAGCGATGATGAGTTTAAAGAATTTGCCGACCTAGACACTGAAAGCCAAAAAGAATCTACACCTCAAGATGACGACAAAGACGATGCGCCAATTATTGTGTACATTAATAAAATTTTAATGGACGCGATAAAAAAAGGCGCATCGGATCTACATTTTGAACCTTACGAGCATAAGTACCGAATTCGTTTTCGTATTGATGGTATCTTGCACGAAGTGGCAAGCCCACCTAATACATTAGCGACTAAGCTTTCTGCTCGTATTAAAGTAATGTCGCGACTTGATATTGCCGAAAAGCGTAAACCACAAGATGGCCGAATTAAATTAAAAATTACTGAACGAAAAAGTATCGACTTTCGTGTCAGTACTATGCCCACGCTGTGGGGCGAAAAAATAGTAATGCGTATTCTTGATTCATCAAGCGCTATGCTAGGTATTGATGTACTTGGTTACGAAGAAGAGCAGAAAAAGTTATACATGGATGCGCTTGGTCAACCACAAGGCATGATACTCGTTACAGGCCCTACCGGGTCAGGTAAAACGGTATCGCTTTATACGGGTTTAAACATATTAAACCAACCTGAGCGAAACATTAGTACCGCTGAGGATCCAGTTGAGATAAACCTTGAAGGGATAAACCAAGTACAGATTAACCCTAAAGCCGATATGACCTTTGCTAATGCACTGCGTGCATTTTTACGTCAAGATCCCGATGTGGTTATGGTAGGTGAAATACGTGACCTTGAAACCGCAGAAATTTCAATAAAAGCGGCTCAAACGGGTCACTTGGTTTTATCTACATTACATACCAATTCAGCGCCAGAAACCATCACCCGACTATTAAATATGGGCGTACCCGCCTATAACGTAGCCAGTTCAATTAGTTTAATTATTGCACAACGACTAGCACGCCGTTTATGTCCTAAATGTAAAACGGCAGAACAATTGCCAAGCGAAGAGCTCTCTCGCCAAGGATTTAGCACAGCGCAAATTGAAGATATGACTCTATATGCACCTAAAGGGTGTGATGGCTGTACAGATGGTTACAAAGGCCGTGTAGGTATTTACGAAGTTATGCAAATCACACCAGAAATTGCACAAATAATCATGCGTGGCGGTAACTCACTAGAAATCGCTGAGGTATCATTAAAAGCCGGTTTTAATAATTTGCGCCTATCGGGTTTACGTAAAGCCGCTGATGGTTTAACGTCACTTGCTGAAATAAACCGCGTAACTAATATGTAA
- the yacG gene encoding DNA gyrase inhibitor YacG: MPTVVNCPTCKTNVEWSEQSPHRPFCSKRCQLIDLGEWSFENNKISAPITSADQINQDMIEDIEAMMAKNEDDFFK; encoded by the coding sequence ATGCCTACTGTTGTAAATTGTCCAACCTGTAAAACAAATGTTGAGTGGTCTGAGCAAAGTCCTCACCGCCCATTTTGTTCTAAGCGTTGCCAACTCATTGATTTGGGTGAGTGGTCGTTTGAAAATAATAAAATTTCAGCGCCAATCACATCGGCTGATCAAATAAACCAAGACATGATTGAAGACATAGAAGCCATGATGGCTAAAAACGAAGATGACTTTTTTAAGTAA
- a CDS encoding Spy/CpxP family protein refolding chaperone, translating into MTKVNTLSKLVLICGLATATLGAGSVLAKGGMHDRQGHSSARFLLSERGAEKLDLTQDQQTKLKAIFAAQKTQMKALRGDDKEARKAMREAHKAKMDVLLSAATFDENAAKELLSERQSKGEEFALIKLKTQHQVMQLLNAEQKEKFAKIQKRKSKKQRKQKS; encoded by the coding sequence ATGACTAAAGTAAATACACTTTCAAAATTAGTACTTATTTGTGGCTTAGCAACAGCCACACTTGGTGCAGGTAGCGTACTAGCTAAAGGCGGTATGCATGATCGACAAGGGCATTCTTCAGCGCGTTTTTTACTTTCTGAACGCGGCGCCGAAAAACTTGATTTAACGCAAGATCAGCAAACTAAGCTAAAAGCTATTTTTGCAGCACAAAAAACGCAAATGAAAGCCTTACGAGGCGACGATAAAGAAGCACGTAAAGCAATGCGTGAAGCGCACAAAGCAAAAATGGACGTACTACTATCAGCAGCAACATTTGACGAAAATGCAGCAAAAGAGCTTTTAAGTGAGCGCCAAAGTAAAGGTGAAGAGTTTGCCTTAATTAAGCTAAAAACGCAGCATCAAGTAATGCAGTTGCTTAACGCAGAGCAAAAAGAAAAGTTTGCTAAAATTCAAAAGCGTAAAAGTAAAAAGCAGCGTAAGCAAAAAAGCTAA
- a CDS encoding response regulator — protein sequence MKLLMIDDDTGLCELLSEYLSSQGFEIQSVHDGEQGLKLAQANDYALILLDVMLPTLDGFEVLKQLRQTKLTPVIMLTAKGEDFDRIFGLELGADDYIPKPFNHRELLARVKAITRRIEHISSLNINTTNKLLVNGVTINLAAREASIDENTLTLTGTEYEILALLCKNASQVVSKEQISEEVLGRRLASFDRSIDMHVSNIRKKIAEHIKTERIKTMRGSGYVFIQGE from the coding sequence ATGAAACTATTAATGATTGACGACGATACGGGTCTTTGTGAGTTACTCAGCGAATACCTTTCAAGCCAAGGGTTTGAAATACAAAGCGTACACGACGGCGAACAAGGCCTAAAGTTAGCACAGGCAAACGACTACGCATTAATATTGCTTGATGTCATGCTACCTACGCTAGATGGCTTTGAAGTTCTAAAACAACTTAGACAAACCAAACTCACCCCAGTTATTATGCTTACAGCTAAAGGTGAAGACTTTGATCGTATTTTTGGATTAGAGCTCGGTGCGGATGATTACATACCAAAACCATTTAATCACAGAGAGTTACTTGCCCGCGTAAAAGCGATTACACGTCGTATAGAGCATATAAGCAGCTTAAATATCAACACAACTAATAAGCTGCTTGTAAATGGTGTAACTATTAACCTTGCAGCACGAGAAGCCTCTATTGATGAGAATACTCTCACGCTTACTGGCACAGAGTACGAAATACTGGCACTTTTGTGTAAAAACGCCAGCCAAGTTGTTAGTAAAGAGCAAATTAGTGAAGAAGTGCTAGGCAGGCGTTTAGCATCGTTCGACCGCTCTATTGATATGCATGTAAGTAATATCCGAAAAAAAATAGCAGAGCACATTAAAACAGAACGAATTAAAACAATGCGAGGCAGCGGTTATGTTTTCATCCAAGGCGAGTAA